One window of Gloeothece citriformis PCC 7424 genomic DNA carries:
- a CDS encoding ABC transporter ATP-binding protein, with protein MTQELALATYGLTKQFERHLAVNDVELQVESGEVYGLIGPNGAGKTTLLRMLAAAEEPTTGEIYINGDRLLRDNSNPRLKQRLGYLPDDFPLYDDLTVWDYLDYFARLYCLKNAHRRRRLHEVLELVQLTSKRHSLISTLSRGMKQRLSLARTIIHEPILLLLDEPVSGLDPIARMQFREIIKILQAAGMTIIISSHVLSDLAELCSSVGIMELGCLVESCSLKELYQRLSHQQIIISTLGNLEVLEAELKNNLLVQGWEILPHQNTIKVNFSGNPEESSELLRSLVIAGIPLTEFHCTQEDLETIFLKLGHKQVS; from the coding sequence ATGACTCAAGAACTAGCCCTGGCTACTTATGGATTAACTAAACAATTTGAGCGTCATCTTGCGGTTAATGATGTAGAATTACAAGTCGAAAGTGGGGAAGTCTATGGACTGATTGGCCCTAATGGGGCAGGAAAAACGACTTTACTGCGAATGTTAGCCGCCGCCGAAGAACCCACAACCGGAGAAATTTATATTAATGGCGATCGCTTATTAAGAGATAATAGTAATCCTCGACTCAAACAACGTTTAGGTTATTTACCGGATGATTTTCCCTTATATGATGATTTAACCGTATGGGACTATTTAGACTATTTTGCTCGTCTTTATTGTCTGAAAAACGCTCATCGTCGTCGTCGTCTTCATGAAGTCTTAGAATTAGTACAGCTTACGAGTAAACGTCATAGTTTGATTTCTACCCTTTCGAGAGGGATGAAACAACGTCTTAGTTTAGCGCGGACGATTATTCATGAACCGATATTATTACTCTTAGATGAACCGGTATCGGGTTTAGATCCGATCGCCCGGATGCAGTTTCGGGAAATTATTAAAATTTTACAAGCAGCCGGCATGACTATTATCATTTCTTCTCATGTTTTGAGCGATTTAGCGGAATTATGTAGTTCTGTGGGAATTATGGAATTAGGCTGTTTAGTGGAAAGTTGTTCTCTCAAAGAGTTATATCAACGGTTATCCCATCAACAGATTATTATTTCTACTTTAGGAAATTTAGAGGTTTTAGAAGCAGAATTAAAAAATAATTTATTAGTCCAAGGATGGGAAATTCTTCCTCATCAAAATACAATTAAAGTTAACTTTTCGGGAAATCCAGAAGAAAGCTCCGAATTATTGCGTTCGTTGGTCATTGCGGGAATTCCTCTTACGGAGTTTCACTGTACTCAAGAAGATTTAGAGACTATATTTTTAAAACTAGGACATAAACAAGTGTCTTAG
- a CDS encoding cyanophycinase has product MLQLEKQLQETKMPPSTTSAILVIGGAEDKVHGREILHTFWNRAGSSEAIIGIIPSASREPVLIGERYQRIYEEMGAKLVKVLDIRDRAQGEDPTFQEYVEECTGIFLTGGDQLRLCGLLADTPLMERIRQRVQLGEMTIAGTSAGAAVMGHHMIAGGSSGECPNRALVDMAMGLGIIPEVIVDQHFHNRNRMSRLLSAISGYPERLGIGIDEDTCALFEKDGRIQVIGRGTVTIVDAREMSYTNQSEVGACDPLSLHNLRIHILSYGDCYYLHQHQAIAKHEQNLNL; this is encoded by the coding sequence ATGCTCCAACTAGAGAAACAATTACAAGAAACCAAAATGCCCCCATCGACAACAAGTGCCATTTTAGTTATTGGTGGTGCTGAAGATAAGGTTCATGGACGAGAAATTCTCCATACCTTTTGGAATCGTGCTGGTAGTTCAGAGGCGATTATTGGGATTATTCCTTCAGCATCAAGAGAACCAGTTCTGATTGGTGAACGCTATCAACGAATTTATGAAGAAATGGGAGCGAAACTCGTTAAGGTATTAGATATCCGCGATCGCGCCCAAGGAGAAGATCCCACATTTCAAGAATACGTAGAAGAATGTACAGGCATTTTCTTAACCGGAGGAGATCAGTTAAGATTATGCGGCTTATTAGCGGATACTCCTTTGATGGAGAGGATTCGCCAAAGGGTACAATTAGGAGAGATGACTATAGCGGGAACGAGTGCCGGAGCCGCCGTAATGGGTCATCATATGATAGCCGGAGGCAGTAGTGGAGAATGTCCTAATCGCGCCCTAGTAGATATGGCGATGGGATTAGGGATCATCCCTGAAGTGATTGTGGATCAACATTTTCATAATCGTAATCGGATGTCCCGTCTGTTAAGTGCGATTTCAGGTTATCCTGAAAGATTAGGGATAGGTATTGATGAAGATACTTGTGCCTTATTTGAAAAAGATGGCCGAATTCAAGTCATTGGACGCGGTACAGTCACCATTGTTGATGCCAGAGAAATGTCTTACACTAATCAATCAGAAGTAGGAGCTTGCGACCCTCTGAGTCTTCATAATTTACGGATACACATTCTCTCCTATGGAGATTGTTATTACCTGCATCAGCATCAAGCGATTGCTAAACATGAACAAAATCTGAATCTCTAA
- a CDS encoding serine hydrolase: MAFFRSDEQLQHLGTEILEKTWAEFPDLQKHQLALTWIVYDSPVIVNTGGAISPEEFWKYPVRGFSYRGDEPIYPASIVKLFYLVAIHEWLEGNMIPPSAELERAIRDMIVESSNDATSLILDMLTGTTSGPELPPGPFETWKSQRNIVNRYYKSLGWEELEAINVNQKTWGDGPYGRERAFLGDLLENRNILTTNATARLLHTIVGGIAVSMTRSQEMMSLLKRDLNVPGDSPDETQVMGFLGEGLPSNARLWSKAGWTSQVRHDAAYIEIPDHSPYLIVVFIEGTSPSQRKNILPFISKSLVSVINMK; the protein is encoded by the coding sequence ATGGCTTTTTTCCGCTCTGACGAACAACTGCAACACCTCGGTACGGAAATCCTCGAAAAAACCTGGGCAGAATTTCCCGACTTACAAAAGCATCAACTTGCCCTCACTTGGATTGTTTACGATTCTCCGGTTATCGTCAATACGGGGGGAGCAATTTCTCCTGAAGAATTTTGGAAGTATCCGGTGCGAGGATTTAGTTATCGTGGAGATGAGCCTATTTATCCGGCCAGTATAGTTAAGTTGTTTTATTTGGTAGCGATTCATGAATGGTTAGAAGGGAATATGATTCCTCCCTCGGCTGAGTTAGAGCGGGCTATTCGAGATATGATTGTTGAGTCTAGTAATGATGCGACTAGCTTAATCCTGGATATGTTGACGGGAACAACTAGCGGGCCTGAATTACCGCCCGGACCTTTTGAAACATGGAAATCTCAACGCAATATCGTCAATCGCTACTATAAATCTTTAGGATGGGAGGAATTAGAAGCGATTAATGTTAATCAAAAAACTTGGGGGGATGGCCCCTATGGTCGAGAAAGGGCATTTTTAGGAGATTTATTAGAGAATCGTAACATTCTCACCACCAATGCCACCGCTCGATTACTTCACACCATTGTTGGGGGAATTGCTGTTTCTATGACGCGCTCGCAAGAGATGATGAGTCTCCTAAAACGGGATCTTAACGTTCCTGGTGATAGCCCCGATGAAACTCAGGTAATGGGCTTTTTAGGCGAAGGTTTACCCTCCAATGCTCGATTATGGTCAAAAGCTGGCTGGACATCTCAAGTTCGTCATGATGCTGCTTATATAGAGATTCCGGATCACTCTCCTTACCTGATCGTTGTTTTTATTGAAGGGACAAGCCCCAGTCAACGTAAAAATATTTTGCCTTTTATTTCCAAATCCTTGGTTAGTGTCATAAATATGAAGTAG
- the psaK gene encoding photosystem I reaction center subunit PsaK: MVSSLILAAAAQVPATLEWSPKVAIVMIICNIIAIIIGKFTIQKPDVGPGLPAPGLFGGLSLGALLGTTSFGHILGAATILGLANLGAI; this comes from the coding sequence ATGGTTTCAAGCTTAATCTTAGCTGCTGCTGCCCAAGTGCCGGCAACTTTAGAATGGAGTCCCAAAGTAGCGATCGTGATGATCATTTGCAATATCATTGCTATCATCATTGGTAAATTTACCATCCAAAAGCCTGATGTAGGCCCTGGTTTACCTGCACCCGGATTATTTGGCGGGTTGAGTTTAGGGGCATTGTTAGGGACGACTAGCTTCGGCCATATTTTAGGGGCTGCAACTATCCTAGGATTAGCTAACTTAGGCGCTATTTAA
- the cphA gene encoding cyanophycin synthetase produces the protein MKILKTQTLRGPNYWSIRRNKLIIMRLDLEDLAEKPSNQIPGFYEGLVEVLPSLVEHFCSPGRRGGFLERVREGTYMGHIVEHVALELQELAKMPVGFGRTRETSTPGVYNVVYEYVEEQAGRYAGRAAVRLCRSIVDTGTYPSEELAQDLADLKDLHTNAALGPSTETIITEAEARKIPWILLSARAMVQLGYGVYQKRIQATLTEHSGILAVELACDKEGTKTILQDAGIPVPKGTVIQYVDELAEAIEDVGGFPIVVKPLDGNHGRGITIDVNSWEEAEEAYDLASTASKTRSVIIERYYRGSDHRVLVINGKLVAVAERIPARVIGDGRSTIQELIEITNQDPNRGEGHDNVLTKITVDKTSLSVLSRQGYTLESVLKEGEIAYLRATANLSTGGIAIDRTDDIHPENIWIAERVAKTIGLDIAGIDVVTPDITKPLREVDGVIVEVNAAPGFRMHVAPSQGLPRNVAAPVLDMLFPPGTPCRVPIISITGTNGKTTTTRLTAHIYRQTGKVVGYTTTDGIYVGEFLVEKGDNTGPYSASVILKDPTVEIAVLESARGGILRSGLAFDTCDVGVVLNVAADHLGIGDIETVEQMAKVKSVVAEIVHPDGYAILNADDPLVVQMAERVKGKVAYFSMNPDNPIIHDHLRRNGLAAVYENGYLSIMEGKWTLRIEEAVNVPVTMGGMAPFMIANALAACLAAFAHGVDIEIIRQGVRTFKPSENQTPGRMNLFNLGSYHALVDYAHNPAGYEAVGGFVRNWRGERLGVVGGPGDRRDEDLILLGQLSAQIFDRIIVKEDDDTRGRERGEVADLIVKGITQENPHVKYEIILNEVTAIEEGLAQVAQNGLVVIFPESVSRSISLIKKHNPISDNGLGG, from the coding sequence ATGAAAATCCTCAAAACTCAGACCCTACGTGGGCCCAACTATTGGAGTATTCGACGCAACAAGCTCATCATCATGCGCCTAGACTTGGAAGATTTGGCAGAGAAGCCCTCTAACCAAATTCCGGGTTTTTACGAAGGATTAGTAGAAGTCTTACCAAGTCTGGTAGAGCATTTTTGTTCGCCAGGGAGACGGGGCGGTTTTTTAGAAAGAGTGCGCGAAGGCACTTATATGGGGCATATTGTCGAACACGTAGCCCTAGAATTGCAAGAATTAGCAAAAATGCCTGTCGGGTTTGGTCGAACCCGGGAGACTTCCACCCCTGGAGTATACAATGTCGTTTATGAATATGTAGAAGAACAGGCAGGGCGCTATGCCGGACGGGCGGCAGTAAGATTATGTCGATCGATCGTCGATACCGGAACTTACCCCTCAGAAGAATTAGCCCAAGATCTAGCCGACCTGAAAGATCTACATACTAACGCGGCTCTAGGCCCTTCGACAGAAACCATTATCACCGAAGCAGAAGCCCGAAAAATTCCCTGGATACTCTTAAGCGCTCGGGCAATGGTACAACTCGGTTATGGAGTTTATCAAAAACGAATCCAAGCCACCCTGACGGAACATTCCGGTATTTTAGCGGTTGAATTAGCCTGTGATAAAGAAGGCACGAAAACCATCCTTCAAGATGCCGGAATTCCCGTTCCTAAAGGGACAGTGATCCAATATGTGGATGAATTAGCAGAAGCCATTGAAGATGTCGGAGGTTTTCCCATAGTGGTTAAACCTCTCGATGGAAATCACGGACGAGGAATTACTATTGATGTCAATAGTTGGGAAGAAGCAGAAGAAGCCTATGATCTCGCCAGTACCGCCTCTAAAACTCGCTCAGTGATTATAGAACGGTATTATCGGGGCAGTGATCATCGGGTATTGGTGATTAACGGAAAATTGGTGGCTGTGGCAGAACGGATTCCGGCGCGAGTGATAGGAGATGGCCGGTCTACCATTCAAGAATTAATTGAGATTACTAATCAAGATCCTAATCGAGGAGAAGGCCACGACAACGTTCTGACTAAAATAACCGTCGATAAAACTTCTCTTTCTGTCTTATCTCGTCAGGGCTACACATTAGAAAGTGTCTTAAAAGAGGGAGAAATTGCCTATTTAAGAGCTACCGCTAATTTAAGCACCGGCGGCATCGCTATCGATCGCACTGACGACATACATCCGGAAAATATTTGGATTGCTGAACGGGTTGCGAAAACCATCGGGTTAGATATTGCCGGGATTGATGTGGTGACTCCCGATATTACTAAACCGCTTCGGGAAGTAGACGGAGTCATTGTCGAAGTCAATGCCGCTCCCGGATTCCGGATGCACGTTGCTCCCAGTCAGGGATTACCTCGCAATGTGGCCGCGCCGGTTCTGGATATGTTATTCCCGCCCGGAACCCCCTGTCGTGTTCCCATTATCTCCATCACCGGAACCAACGGAAAAACCACTACAACCCGTTTAACCGCTCATATTTATCGTCAAACCGGTAAAGTTGTCGGATATACCACCACAGATGGGATTTATGTCGGTGAGTTTTTGGTTGAGAAAGGGGATAATACAGGGCCTTATAGTGCGAGTGTGATTCTCAAAGATCCAACAGTAGAAATTGCGGTATTAGAAAGTGCCAGAGGCGGAATTCTGCGCTCAGGATTGGCGTTTGATACCTGTGATGTGGGGGTTGTCTTAAATGTAGCCGCCGATCATTTAGGAATTGGGGATATTGAGACAGTTGAACAAATGGCCAAGGTTAAAAGCGTCGTGGCAGAAATTGTTCACCCCGATGGGTATGCCATCCTCAATGCGGATGATCCTTTAGTGGTTCAAATGGCTGAACGGGTAAAAGGAAAAGTCGCTTATTTTTCCATGAATCCTGACAATCCCATCATTCACGATCACTTGCGGCGAAATGGATTAGCGGCGGTCTATGAAAATGGGTATCTGTCGATAATGGAAGGAAAATGGACTCTGAGAATAGAAGAGGCGGTTAATGTCCCTGTGACGATGGGAGGAATGGCCCCTTTTATGATCGCTAATGCGCTGGCCGCTTGTCTGGCCGCTTTTGCTCACGGGGTTGATATAGAAATTATTCGCCAAGGGGTAAGAACCTTTAAACCCTCAGAAAATCAAACTCCAGGACGGATGAATCTCTTTAATTTAGGGTCATATCATGCTTTAGTCGATTATGCTCATAATCCGGCTGGATATGAAGCGGTTGGGGGTTTTGTCCGCAATTGGCGTGGAGAACGCTTAGGAGTCGTTGGCGGCCCTGGCGATCGCCGAGATGAGGATTTAATCCTTCTGGGTCAATTATCGGCGCAAATCTTTGACCGTATTATTGTTAAAGAAGATGACGATACTCGCGGACGAGAAAGAGGGGAAGTAGCGGATTTAATTGTGAAGGGAATTACCCAAGAAAATCCTCATGTAAAATATGAGATTATTCTTAATGAAGTGACAGCGATTGAAGAAGGGTTAGCGCAAGTTGCTCAAAATGGATTAGTTGTAATTTTCCCTGAAAGTGTCAGTCGTTCTATTTCTCTAATTAAGAAACACAATCCTATTTCAGATAATGGATTAGGGGGTTAA
- a CDS encoding Sll0314/Alr1548 family TPR repeat-containing protein, which translates to MIIQLTVLKRIAIACSVAATVTLGGWVSPTLAGDPFRTSNPRNIGDKTEAAFNSLFQEGNYSQAKVYLIEATQVEANEPLAHALLASLAFTEKDWDTVKTYARKTIETSEQIKSQDPVRGNLYLAVGNFLEGAYIYEKEGPVSAISRLQQVFQYLDAAEQASPNDPELNLVKGYLELMLAVNLPFSSPEEAIDRLEKYAAPSFLADRGIAMAYRDLKNYDKALVFMDKSLKANPENPELQYLMGQILRKKGNADKNVGMLKQALTYFEQAAQKIDQLPPAIRKAIEYDSRKVAAEIQQMEISANPTR; encoded by the coding sequence ATGATAATACAGCTAACTGTTCTTAAGCGAATTGCGATCGCCTGTTCTGTCGCTGCTACCGTAACCCTCGGTGGGTGGGTAAGTCCAACATTAGCGGGCGATCCCTTCCGTACCAGTAATCCTCGCAATATTGGGGATAAAACGGAAGCCGCGTTTAATAGTCTCTTTCAAGAAGGAAATTATTCCCAAGCTAAAGTTTACCTCATCGAAGCCACCCAAGTCGAAGCCAATGAACCGTTAGCTCATGCTCTGTTAGCTTCCTTGGCGTTTACTGAGAAAGATTGGGATACTGTCAAAACTTATGCCCGTAAAACCATAGAAACCTCAGAACAGATCAAATCTCAAGATCCAGTGCGAGGAAATCTTTATTTAGCTGTGGGGAATTTCTTAGAAGGGGCTTATATTTATGAAAAAGAAGGCCCAGTTTCCGCTATTTCTCGTTTACAACAAGTTTTTCAATATCTTGATGCAGCAGAACAAGCGTCTCCCAACGATCCAGAGCTAAATTTAGTTAAAGGCTATTTAGAGTTAATGTTAGCCGTTAATTTACCCTTTTCTAGTCCAGAAGAGGCAATTGATCGCTTAGAAAAATACGCCGCTCCCTCATTTTTAGCCGATCGCGGCATTGCTATGGCTTATCGAGATTTAAAAAACTATGATAAAGCTTTAGTCTTTATGGATAAATCCTTAAAAGCTAATCCAGAAAATCCAGAATTACAATATTTAATGGGTCAAATTCTCCGTAAAAAGGGAAATGCTGATAAAAATGTCGGAATGCTTAAACAAGCTTTAACCTATTTTGAACAAGCGGCGCAAAAAATCGATCAACTCCCTCCCGCCATTAGAAAAGCGATCGAATATGATTCGAGAAAGGTAGCCGCAGAAATTCAACAGATGGAAATTTCTGCTAATCCAACCCGTTAA
- the trmD gene encoding tRNA (guanosine(37)-N1)-methyltransferase TrmD, producing the protein MRFDIITLFPDFFTSPLQSGLLGKALDKQIAQVNLVNPRDFALDKHHRVDDEPYGGGVGMLLKPEPIFAAVESLEILPRREVVLMTPQGQPLSQPILRELATDFDQLVLICGHYEGVDERVTQYLVTREISLGDFVLTCGEIPALTVLNGVIRLLPGTVGKEESLKLESFEADLLDYPQYTRPALFRDWEVPAVLRSGNHQAIEQWRKQQQIERTKERRPDLWEKWTINNG; encoded by the coding sequence GTGAGATTTGATATTATTACTCTTTTCCCCGATTTTTTTACTTCTCCCCTACAGTCAGGATTGTTGGGTAAGGCGTTAGATAAACAAATTGCTCAAGTTAATTTGGTTAATCCGCGAGATTTTGCCCTCGATAAACATCATCGGGTGGATGATGAACCTTATGGGGGTGGAGTGGGAATGTTACTCAAACCCGAACCCATTTTTGCGGCGGTTGAATCTTTAGAGATTTTGCCCCGTCGAGAAGTGGTTTTGATGACTCCTCAAGGTCAACCTTTATCTCAGCCTATTTTACGGGAGTTAGCGACTGATTTTGACCAATTAGTTCTCATTTGTGGTCATTATGAAGGGGTAGATGAACGAGTGACGCAATATCTGGTTACCCGAGAAATTTCTTTAGGGGATTTTGTGCTGACTTGTGGAGAAATTCCCGCCCTAACGGTTCTTAATGGGGTAATTCGCTTGTTACCCGGAACGGTGGGTAAAGAAGAGTCTTTAAAGTTAGAAAGTTTTGAAGCTGATTTATTAGATTATCCTCAATATACTCGACCGGCTTTGTTTCGAGATTGGGAAGTTCCGGCTGTTTTGCGATCGGGAAATCATCAAGCAATTGAACAGTGGCGCAAACAGCAACAAATTGAACGGACTAAAGAACGTCGTCCGGATTTATGGGAAAAATGGACGATAAATAATGGATAA
- a CDS encoding C40 family peptidase, protein MTFLNHLPPSPTGEYCCQINLDLFNSPECKELATQAAKGRHLCIIAADAVKNVLQVQLCEDQYQAWLPVHQLNALQPAEQKYQPIPVSRDEIEKRLPDVIAFIEKAMNTPNHYLWGGTVAPNYDCSGLIQAGFAAFGIWLPRNSYQQEAFTQRILREELLPGDLIFFGEQRVNHVALHLKEGYYIHSSGKEKGRNGIGIDQLSEDGDKISRTYYRTLWSFGRVMLSYCPLLR, encoded by the coding sequence ATGACGTTTTTGAATCATTTACCCCCATCACCCACTGGCGAATATTGCTGTCAAATTAATTTAGATCTGTTTAATTCGCCGGAGTGTAAAGAATTAGCGACTCAAGCCGCAAAAGGAAGACATTTATGTATTATTGCTGCCGATGCCGTTAAAAATGTCCTCCAAGTTCAATTATGTGAAGACCAGTATCAAGCTTGGTTGCCGGTTCATCAACTTAATGCTTTACAACCCGCCGAACAAAAGTATCAGCCTATTCCCGTATCTCGTGATGAAATAGAAAAACGCCTCCCTGATGTCATCGCCTTTATTGAAAAAGCCATGAATACTCCTAATCATTATTTATGGGGAGGAACAGTTGCCCCTAATTATGACTGTTCTGGGTTAATTCAAGCGGGTTTTGCGGCATTCGGAATTTGGCTACCGAGAAATTCTTATCAACAAGAAGCGTTTACTCAAAGAATATTGAGAGAAGAACTTTTACCGGGGGATTTAATTTTTTTTGGAGAACAACGAGTCAATCACGTTGCGTTGCATCTGAAAGAGGGTTACTATATCCATAGTTCAGGAAAAGAAAAAGGACGCAACGGCATAGGAATTGATCAACTTTCAGAAGACGGAGATAAAATTAGTCGAACCTATTATCGTACCTTGTGGAGTTTTGGAAGAGTTATGTTGAGTTATTGTCCTCTCTTGAGATGA
- a CDS encoding ABC transporter substrate-binding protein, which yields MISDKRQIKSPISLTLAITVLTTSLLSTACSSNQTPQAGSGGGEDGLKLGALLPKTGDLAAIGQNMPAAVKLAVDTVNACGGVNEKSVTLIEEDDQTDPAAGASAMNKLATVDKVAGVVGAFASSVSSAAVDIAVQNGIMMVSPGSTSPVFTESAQKGIYQGFWARTAPPDTYQAQALAALANKKGFKNASTVVINNDYGVGFEQEFDQAFEKLGGKVNQKGQPVRYDPKAPTLDSEASAAFNGKPDAVAAVLYAETGSLLLQAAYKQGLMNNVTVLLTDGVYSPDFVKQVGKTPEGKSIISGALGTVPGADGQGLQDFSQLWTEKTGKEVTAYVPHSWDATVLMMLAAEAADANTGEGIKSKIRDVANAPGTEVTDPCQALELIRKGEDINYQGASGNVDIDENGDVVGSYDVWTVKEDGTLEVIDKVTPAQ from the coding sequence ATGATCTCTGATAAACGTCAAATTAAATCCCCTATTTCTCTTACGTTAGCCATTACAGTCTTAACCACAAGTCTTTTATCTACAGCCTGTAGCAGTAATCAAACCCCACAAGCCGGTTCAGGAGGAGGAGAAGACGGATTAAAATTAGGCGCTCTGTTGCCTAAAACCGGTGATTTAGCAGCAATTGGGCAGAATATGCCCGCAGCCGTTAAGTTAGCGGTTGATACCGTAAACGCTTGCGGAGGAGTGAACGAAAAATCTGTTACTTTAATCGAAGAAGATGATCAAACTGATCCGGCTGCTGGCGCATCGGCGATGAATAAACTGGCAACCGTAGATAAAGTAGCGGGTGTCGTCGGGGCATTTGCGAGTAGTGTTTCCAGTGCGGCGGTGGATATAGCCGTACAAAATGGAATTATGATGGTGTCTCCAGGAAGTACCAGCCCAGTTTTTACTGAAAGTGCCCAAAAAGGAATTTATCAAGGCTTTTGGGCGCGAACTGCTCCCCCCGATACCTATCAAGCACAAGCTTTAGCCGCCCTAGCGAATAAAAAAGGCTTTAAAAATGCCTCTACTGTAGTCATTAATAACGACTATGGAGTGGGTTTTGAACAGGAATTTGACCAAGCTTTTGAAAAATTAGGAGGTAAAGTGAATCAGAAAGGGCAACCGGTTCGTTATGATCCTAAAGCCCCAACCCTCGATAGTGAAGCCTCCGCAGCCTTCAATGGAAAGCCGGATGCAGTAGCGGCGGTACTTTATGCAGAAACCGGTAGTTTACTCTTACAAGCTGCCTATAAACAAGGATTAATGAATAATGTCACCGTATTACTTACGGATGGGGTTTATTCTCCGGATTTTGTTAAGCAAGTGGGGAAAACTCCTGAAGGAAAATCTATTATTAGTGGTGCTTTAGGAACTGTTCCGGGTGCTGATGGTCAAGGATTACAAGACTTTAGCCAACTCTGGACAGAAAAGACGGGGAAAGAAGTGACTGCCTATGTTCCCCATTCCTGGGATGCTACCGTATTGATGATGTTAGCCGCCGAAGCCGCCGATGCTAATACAGGGGAAGGAATTAAAAGTAAAATTCGGGATGTGGCAAATGCTCCCGGTACTGAGGTTACCGATCCCTGTCAAGCTTTAGAATTAATTAGAAAGGGAGAAGATATTAATTATCAAGGGGCTAGTGGCAATGTGGATATTGATGAAAATGGCGATGTTGTCGGTAGCTATGATGTTTGGACAGTTAAAGAGGATGGAACATTAGAAGTTATTGATAAAGTAACTCCAGCCCAATAA
- a CDS encoding ABC transporter ATP-binding protein → MLYLKNVVYHPPATVTPILKGVCLELAPQELGLIIGPSGSGKTTLLEILAGLAEKTGGEIFWREQELTPLDLQQLGGLVFQFPERHFCGKTILEELRLGHPELGLTRLKEALREVGLDHLPNETSPHALSGGQQRRLSLAVQLIRQPNLLLLDEPTAGLDWSMRRQLAKLLAKLKNHWTLLVVSHDPGELFTIADRCWKINQGELESIVI, encoded by the coding sequence ATGCTCTATTTGAAAAATGTTGTTTATCATCCCCCGGCTACTGTAACTCCTATATTAAAAGGGGTTTGTTTGGAGTTAGCCCCTCAAGAATTAGGATTAATTATCGGCCCTAGTGGTTCCGGTAAAACAACACTGCTTGAAATTCTAGCAGGACTTGCAGAAAAGACGGGAGGAGAAATTTTTTGGCGTGAACAAGAATTAACCCCTTTAGACTTACAACAGTTAGGGGGATTAGTGTTTCAGTTTCCTGAGCGTCATTTTTGTGGCAAAACTATCTTAGAGGAGTTACGCTTAGGACATCCTGAATTAGGGTTAACTCGTCTTAAAGAAGCACTGCGAGAAGTCGGGTTAGATCATCTTCCCAATGAAACCTCTCCTCATGCTCTCAGTGGGGGACAACAAAGACGCTTATCTTTAGCGGTGCAGTTAATTCGTCAACCTAATTTATTATTACTTGATGAACCTACAGCCGGTTTAGATTGGTCAATGCGTCGTCAATTAGCTAAATTATTGGCAAAATTAAAAAATCATTGGACATTGTTAGTGGTGAGTCATGATCCGGGTGAATTGTTTACTATTGCCGATCGCTGTTGGAAAATTAATCAGGGAGAATTAGAATCGATTGTTATTTAA
- the rsmG gene encoding 16S rRNA (guanine(527)-N(7))-methyltransferase RsmG encodes MTELDQLPQFLELWQDTLHWQPTPEQQVKFQRLYEEILLGNRQLNLTRITESSEFWEKHLWDSLSGIIPLGLRDQELSVIDIGTGAGFPGLPVAISYPNWRVTLLDSVQKKLLFLKSLLPKLEIKNTTVLIGRVEAIAQDKTYRETFDLALIRAVASASVCAEYGLPLLKLGGRVILYRGHWSEEENLSLDSAVRQLGGKIEEINKLTTPLSESSRHCIYIRKIASTPKQYPRGVGIPRQHPL; translated from the coding sequence ATGACTGAATTAGATCAATTACCGCAATTTCTAGAACTTTGGCAGGACACTTTACACTGGCAACCTACCCCCGAACAACAAGTCAAATTTCAGCGATTATATGAAGAGATTTTATTAGGAAATCGTCAGTTAAATTTAACTCGAATTACTGAGTCAAGCGAGTTTTGGGAAAAACATCTTTGGGATTCTTTATCTGGGATTATTCCTTTAGGATTAAGGGATCAAGAGTTATCTGTGATTGATATTGGTACGGGGGCAGGATTTCCGGGGCTGCCGGTGGCTATTTCTTATCCCAATTGGCGAGTAACTCTTTTAGATTCGGTACAAAAAAAATTGCTGTTTTTAAAAAGTTTATTACCTAAACTTGAGATCAAAAATACGACAGTTTTAATCGGAAGAGTTGAAGCGATTGCTCAGGATAAAACCTATCGAGAAACGTTTGATTTAGCTTTGATTCGGGCGGTTGCATCTGCTTCTGTTTGTGCTGAGTATGGATTACCTTTATTAAAACTAGGAGGAAGGGTTATTTTATATAGAGGACATTGGAGTGAGGAAGAAAATTTATCCTTAGACTCTGCGGTTCGTCAATTAGGAGGAAAAATTGAAGAGATTAACAAGTTAACGACTCCTTTAAGTGAGAGTAGTCGTCACTGTATTTATATTCGCAAAATTGCATCAACTCCTAAACAGTATCCTAGAGGAGTGGGAATTCCTCGACAACATCCCCTTTAA